Proteins encoded in a region of the Haloglomus salinum genome:
- a CDS encoding type IV pilin, translating into MEFTELVRDDEAVSPVIGVILMVAITVILAAVIGTFVLGLGSEIEGGQPPQATFTFDFESGTTTSPDCDTDFTGGSSSDTDGTLTVTHDGGDGIAPAQLTLRDDDGNSNTFDGSSGCGLSSEVSAGTSVTVNSETSDTVRVTWESSNGGDTATLGKWTGPDA; encoded by the coding sequence ATGGAGTTCACAGAACTGGTGCGGGACGACGAGGCGGTCTCGCCGGTCATCGGCGTCATCCTGATGGTCGCGATTACGGTGATTCTGGCGGCGGTTATCGGGACGTTCGTGCTAGGGCTGGGGAGTGAAATCGAAGGGGGCCAGCCACCGCAGGCGACATTCACGTTCGACTTCGAGTCGGGGACCACCACATCGCCAGATTGTGACACCGATTTCACCGGCGGATCCTCAAGTGACACAGACGGGACCCTGACCGTCACTCATGACGGTGGAGACGGTATCGCCCCGGCACAGCTAACCCTCCGAGACGATGACGGGAACAGCAACACGTTCGACGGCAGCAGCGGATGTGGGTTGAGCAGCGAGGTAAGTGCCGGTACCAGCGTCACAGTCAATTCGGAGACGAGCGACACCGTCCGCGTCACCTGGGAGTCCTCGAACGGCGGTGACACGGCCACCCTCGGCAAGTGGACTGGACCGGACGCCTAA
- a CDS encoding aryl-sulfate sulfotransferase, with amino-acid sequence MSRLAVAVLAVCLVLGPVAPVVAQDGATGTGTTNATATAEPTPELGACTGTMTDPADGITVVSVQGARFRPEVKKTTARLVAFGPRGNVRWVHEPEGVVWSYDIDPLPDGDLFLTATTRVEGEGKTKFVRFDPENQSAVWSVTADFHDTHDADLLDEHRIAVANMRDPDPANGTNGDSLAIFNRTSGEVEWEWHFDDHYPPSVGGNYSDDWTHVNDIDPVRGGEAFLASPRNLDQVILVDRSSGEIEARLGRDQQWSTLHAQHNPMYLESDSGRPTFLVADSENDRLVEYELREGANATAGTAGEGGAWRRTWTLGSAESFQWPRDADRLENGNTLVGDSRHNRVLEVTPEGEVVWEVYAPWLVYDVARVSNGNEDGGPTIADQGAAGTYNLSGDTAFSLDQQEACASTLDAAAGRGSFFAPGGAVDGVVQRLGGLPVVVGGVVVLVVAGVAFRFRDRLV; translated from the coding sequence ATGTCCCGACTCGCCGTCGCCGTGCTCGCGGTCTGTCTCGTCCTCGGGCCGGTGGCGCCCGTGGTCGCGCAGGACGGCGCCACGGGGACCGGCACGACCAACGCGACCGCGACTGCCGAGCCGACGCCCGAACTGGGCGCCTGCACCGGCACGATGACCGACCCTGCCGACGGTATCACCGTCGTCAGCGTGCAGGGCGCGCGTTTCCGCCCGGAGGTGAAGAAGACGACCGCCCGCCTCGTGGCGTTCGGGCCCCGCGGGAACGTCCGGTGGGTCCACGAACCCGAGGGCGTCGTCTGGTCGTACGACATCGACCCGCTCCCCGACGGCGACCTGTTCCTCACGGCGACGACCCGCGTCGAGGGCGAGGGGAAGACGAAGTTCGTCAGGTTCGACCCCGAGAACCAGTCGGCCGTCTGGTCCGTGACCGCCGACTTCCACGACACCCACGACGCCGACCTGCTGGACGAGCACCGCATCGCCGTCGCGAACATGCGTGACCCGGACCCCGCCAACGGCACGAACGGTGACAGCCTCGCCATCTTCAACCGCACCTCCGGCGAGGTGGAGTGGGAGTGGCACTTCGACGACCACTACCCGCCGAGCGTCGGCGGCAACTACAGCGACGACTGGACCCACGTCAACGACATCGACCCCGTCCGCGGCGGCGAGGCGTTCCTCGCCTCCCCGCGCAACCTCGACCAGGTCATCCTCGTGGACCGCTCGTCCGGGGAGATCGAGGCCCGCCTCGGCCGCGACCAGCAGTGGTCCACGCTCCACGCCCAGCACAACCCGATGTACCTGGAGAGCGACTCCGGCCGGCCGACGTTCCTCGTCGCGGACTCGGAGAACGACCGCCTCGTCGAGTACGAACTCCGCGAGGGCGCGAACGCGACGGCCGGGACCGCCGGCGAGGGCGGCGCCTGGCGCCGGACGTGGACCCTCGGCAGCGCCGAGTCCTTCCAGTGGCCCCGCGACGCCGACCGTCTGGAGAACGGGAACACGCTGGTCGGCGACTCCCGGCACAACCGCGTGCTGGAAGTCACGCCCGAGGGCGAGGTGGTCTGGGAGGTGTACGCCCCGTGGCTGGTGTACGACGTGGCGCGGGTCTCCAACGGGAACGAGGACGGCGGCCCCACCATCGCCGACCAGGGCGCCGCGGGGACGTACAATCTGAGTGGTGATACGGCGTTCAGCCTCGACCAGCAGGAGGCGTGCGCGAGCACGCTGGATGCGGCTGCGGGTCGAGGGTCGTTCTTCGCGCCCGGTGGGGCTGTGGATGGCGTGGTCCAGCGTCTGGGTGGGTTGCCTGTCGTGGTCGGTGGGGTCGTGGTGCTGGTGGTTGCAGGTGTGGCCTTCCGTTTCCGTGACCGGCTAGTGTAG
- a CDS encoding DUF5781 family protein — MDLRVQGRGPADPFLSARDLFETEHDLDWPVEVEVRADPDERTLTGHYDDEERHVLVMSEQAARGAMARELALHEFSHMLRYEEAHPSHTQSMEEALFLALAGRSVERRKLTHCYQIANHMKDIYADDITLDVAPADKLVSFLESSLAAAVADRPAEAGDRGGWRPDGAPAATASGPAGTTRDGGGWQRLTPAADPEITAVNAAFALALCERHDLLSRDHRLYDLAEAAAADAPEVSLSAFKTHFRTLAADTDDSEYRKALVDITREYAGGSGPAAD, encoded by the coding sequence ATGGACCTACGCGTACAGGGTCGTGGGCCGGCCGACCCCTTCCTCTCGGCCCGCGACCTCTTCGAGACGGAACACGACCTCGACTGGCCGGTCGAGGTCGAGGTCCGCGCCGACCCGGACGAACGGACGCTGACCGGCCACTACGACGACGAGGAGCGCCACGTCCTCGTGATGAGCGAGCAGGCCGCCCGCGGAGCGATGGCCCGAGAACTCGCCCTCCACGAGTTCTCGCACATGCTCCGCTACGAGGAGGCCCACCCCTCCCACACGCAGTCGATGGAGGAGGCGCTGTTCCTCGCGCTGGCCGGGCGCTCGGTCGAGCGCCGCAAACTCACCCACTGCTACCAGATCGCCAACCACATGAAGGACATCTACGCCGACGACATCACGCTCGACGTCGCGCCGGCGGACAAACTGGTGTCGTTCCTCGAGTCCTCGCTCGCGGCCGCGGTCGCGGACCGCCCGGCGGAGGCCGGCGACCGTGGCGGGTGGCGGCCGGACGGGGCGCCCGCGGCCACGGCGTCCGGACCAGCGGGGACGACCCGCGACGGCGGCGGCTGGCAGCGGCTCACGCCGGCGGCCGACCCCGAGATAACCGCGGTGAACGCGGCGTTCGCCCTCGCGCTCTGCGAGCGCCACGACCTCCTCTCGCGGGACCACCGGCTCTACGACCTCGCCGAGGCCGCCGCGGCCGACGCGCCGGAGGTGTCGCTGTCTGCGTTCAAGACGCACTTCCGCACGCTCGCGGCCGACACGGACGACTCGGAGTACCGCAAGGCGCTGGTCGATATCACACGCGAGTACGCCGGCGGGTCGGGTCCGGCGGCCGACTGA
- a CDS encoding DnaJ domain-containing protein: MDTGWLLVGVAGLAGGLALVLVGAGIAAAPLLLPVGLLLAAGAYLAWAAGSARIVATVYEEVGDSGRSAAADGRTGRPEDRADPDGNWRSTAADGGAASGRAASDQRSDGGRADASAGPGAGTGTGTSDDGPTPGERLGDAGGEKRRAGGRTAGGGDGAGAGLGPGGERIWDADERDRVGGWDDWDADWEWADRHWRSFQQEYDRADDGTRRGTRSPGAGSRRERHGGTAGRAGARQRGRQNQQRRDRQRHTGPGDRGRARRERRPDRRAEQARELLDVTADADSETIREAYRARVKEVHPDRGGDPERFKRVQWAYEYLTED, from the coding sequence GTGGACACCGGATGGCTCCTCGTCGGGGTGGCCGGCCTCGCCGGCGGTCTCGCGCTTGTGCTCGTCGGAGCCGGCATCGCGGCCGCGCCGCTGCTGCTCCCCGTCGGACTCCTCCTCGCCGCCGGCGCCTACCTCGCGTGGGCCGCCGGGAGCGCCCGTATCGTCGCGACCGTCTACGAGGAGGTCGGCGATTCGGGACGGAGCGCCGCGGCGGACGGCCGGACCGGTCGCCCCGAGGACCGGGCGGACCCGGACGGTAACTGGCGGAGCACCGCGGCCGACGGCGGTGCGGCCAGCGGCCGAGCCGCGTCGGACCAGCGGTCCGACGGTGGTCGGGCGGACGCCAGCGCTGGTCCCGGCGCTGGCACCGGTACCGGCACGTCCGACGACGGGCCCACGCCCGGTGAACGCCTCGGCGACGCCGGCGGCGAGAAGAGGCGGGCGGGTGGCCGAACCGCCGGCGGAGGTGACGGGGCCGGCGCCGGACTCGGCCCGGGCGGGGAACGTATCTGGGACGCCGACGAGCGCGACCGCGTCGGCGGCTGGGACGACTGGGACGCCGACTGGGAGTGGGCCGACCGCCACTGGCGCTCGTTCCAGCAGGAGTACGACCGGGCGGACGACGGGACGAGGCGCGGTACCCGGTCGCCTGGCGCCGGGAGCCGCCGTGAGCGACACGGCGGCACCGCCGGCCGGGCCGGTGCCCGACAGCGCGGCCGGCAGAACCAGCAGCGCCGCGACCGCCAGCGACACACCGGGCCGGGTGACCGTGGCCGCGCGCGCCGCGAGCGACGACCCGACCGCCGGGCGGAACAGGCCCGCGAACTGCTCGACGTGACCGCCGATGCAGACTCCGAAACCATCCGCGAGGCGTACCGCGCCCGGGTGAAGGAGGTCCATCCCGACCGCGGCGGGGACCCGGAGCGCTTCAAGCGGGTCCAGTGGGCGTACGAGTACCTCACCGAGGACTAG
- a CDS encoding elongation factor EF-2 encodes MGRRKKIVQECEKLMDKPEQIRNIAIAAHVDHGKTTLTDNLLAGAGMIGQESAGQQLAMDTEEDEQERGITIDAANVSMTHEYEGNNHLINLIDTPGHVDFGGDVTRAMRAVDGALVVVDAVEGAMPQTETVLRQALREGVKPALFINKVDRLISELQEGPEEMQQRLTKVIRDVNELIRGMTEEMDDVDDWTVSVEGGTVGFGSALYKWGVSMPSMQRTGMDFGDIIDLERADKRQELHERTPLSDVVLDMVCEHFPDPIDAQPRRIPRVWRGDDTSDVAEQMRLVDDDGEVVLMVTDIGVDPHAGEIAAGRVFSGTIEKGQELYVSGTVGKNRVQSVGIYMGGEREEVEHVPAGNIAAVTGLKDAIAGSTVSSIEMTPFESIEHISEPVITKSVEAKNMDDLPKLIETLRQVSKEDPTIRIEINEDTGEHLISGQGELHLEVITQRIERNQGIPVTTGEPIVVYREAPTQATPEVEGISPNRHNRFYVSLEPLDQDIIDVLKKGEATMDMPELERREALQEAGMDKETSQNVEHIFKSNIFIDDTKGVQQLNETMELVLEGWEEALEDGPLAAEPVEGALIRLHDARLHEDAIHRGPAQVIPAVRNAVHRALIHAEVRLLEPIQNVRIDVPNEHMGAASGEIQGRRGRVDDMYQEGDLMVVEGIAPVDEMIGFSSDIRSATEGRASWNTENAGFRVLADNLQPEIIEEIRERKGMKLELPEGVDYF; translated from the coding sequence ATGGGCCGACGCAAGAAGATCGTACAGGAGTGCGAGAAACTGATGGACAAGCCGGAGCAGATCCGGAACATCGCCATCGCCGCACACGTCGATCACGGCAAGACAACGCTGACTGACAACCTTCTCGCGGGCGCCGGGATGATCGGCCAGGAGAGCGCCGGCCAGCAGCTCGCGATGGACACCGAGGAGGACGAACAGGAACGTGGTATCACCATCGACGCGGCTAACGTGTCGATGACCCACGAGTACGAGGGGAACAACCACCTCATCAACCTCATCGACACGCCGGGTCACGTCGACTTCGGTGGCGACGTGACCCGTGCGATGCGTGCCGTCGACGGCGCGCTCGTGGTGGTCGACGCTGTCGAGGGTGCCATGCCCCAGACGGAGACGGTGCTGCGGCAGGCGCTCCGCGAGGGCGTCAAGCCCGCGCTGTTCATCAACAAGGTCGACCGACTCATCTCCGAGCTCCAGGAGGGGCCCGAGGAGATGCAGCAGCGCCTCACGAAGGTCATCCGCGACGTGAACGAGCTCATCCGTGGGATGACCGAGGAGATGGACGACGTGGACGACTGGACTGTCTCCGTCGAGGGGGGTACCGTCGGCTTCGGGTCCGCCCTCTACAAATGGGGCGTCTCCATGCCGTCGATGCAGCGGACCGGGATGGACTTCGGCGACATCATCGACCTGGAGCGAGCGGACAAGCGCCAGGAGCTCCACGAGCGGACGCCGCTCTCGGACGTCGTCCTCGACATGGTCTGTGAGCACTTCCCGGACCCCATCGACGCCCAGCCCCGGCGTATCCCGCGGGTCTGGCGTGGTGACGACACCTCCGATGTCGCCGAGCAGATGCGTCTGGTCGACGACGACGGCGAGGTCGTCCTGATGGTCACCGACATCGGTGTCGACCCCCACGCCGGCGAGATCGCCGCGGGCCGTGTCTTCTCCGGTACCATCGAGAAGGGCCAGGAGCTGTACGTCTCCGGGACCGTGGGCAAGAACCGCGTCCAGAGCGTCGGCATCTACATGGGTGGCGAGCGTGAGGAGGTCGAGCACGTCCCCGCCGGCAACATCGCGGCCGTCACCGGCCTGAAGGACGCCATCGCCGGCTCGACGGTGTCCTCCATCGAGATGACCCCGTTCGAGTCCATCGAACACATCTCGGAGCCGGTCATCACGAAGTCCGTCGAGGCCAAGAACATGGACGACCTCCCGAAGCTCATCGAGACGCTCCGGCAGGTCTCCAAGGAGGACCCCACCATCCGCATCGAGATCAACGAGGACACCGGCGAGCACCTCATCTCCGGACAGGGTGAGCTCCACCTCGAGGTCATCACCCAGCGTATCGAGCGCAACCAGGGCATCCCGGTCACGACGGGTGAGCCCATCGTCGTCTACCGCGAGGCACCCACGCAGGCCACCCCCGAGGTCGAGGGTATCTCGCCGAACCGCCACAACCGGTTCTACGTCTCGCTGGAGCCGCTCGACCAGGATATCATCGACGTGCTGAAGAAGGGTGAGGCGACGATGGACATGCCCGAGCTGGAGCGCCGCGAGGCGCTGCAGGAGGCCGGCATGGACAAGGAGACCTCCCAGAACGTGGAGCACATCTTCAAGTCCAACATCTTCATCGACGACACGAAGGGTGTCCAGCAGCTCAACGAGACGATGGAACTCGTCCTCGAAGGGTGGGAGGAGGCACTCGAGGACGGCCCGCTGGCCGCCGAGCCCGTCGAGGGCGCCCTCATCCGGCTCCACGACGCCCGGCTCCACGAGGACGCCATCCACCGTGGTCCGGCGCAGGTCATCCCGGCCGTCCGGAACGCGGTCCACCGAGCGCTCATCCACGCCGAGGTGCGGCTGCTCGAGCCCATCCAGAACGTCCGCATCGACGTGCCCAACGAACACATGGGCGCCGCCTCCGGCGAGATCCAGGGACGCCGTGGCCGCGTCGACGACATGTACCAGGAGGGCGACCTCATGGTCGTCGAGGGCATCGCACCGGTCGACGAGATGATCGGCTTCTCCAGCGACATCCGCTCGGCCACCGAGGGTCGAGCGTCCTGGAACACGGAGAACGCTGGCTTCCGCGTCCTCGCGGACAACCTCCAGCCGGAGATCATCGAGGAGATCCGCGAGCGGAAGGGCATGAAGCTGGAGCTGCCCGAGGGCGTCGACTACTTCTAA
- a CDS encoding ester cyclase translates to MDASTATPTTVRERLTEAWNDHDREAMAERYAEELAVPNAEPDTRSRAEQLDAEMAFFESFPDATATIQDLFAAPDGDRVFVRWHVTATHDGNFAGIAPTGNSLSYEEWALYEVADGHITGIRATRDSLEMLEQLDALDWPPEEGEGSW, encoded by the coding sequence ATGGACGCATCCACAGCGACACCCACGACGGTGAGAGAGCGGCTCACCGAGGCCTGGAACGACCACGACCGCGAGGCGATGGCGGAACGGTACGCCGAGGAACTCGCGGTCCCGAACGCCGAACCCGACACGCGCTCCCGCGCCGAGCAACTCGACGCCGAGATGGCCTTCTTCGAGTCGTTCCCGGACGCCACGGCGACCATCCAAGACCTGTTCGCCGCCCCGGACGGCGACCGGGTGTTCGTCCGCTGGCACGTGACCGCCACCCACGACGGCAACTTCGCGGGCATTGCGCCGACGGGCAACAGCCTCTCCTACGAGGAGTGGGCGCTCTACGAGGTCGCGGACGGCCACATCACCGGCATCCGGGCGACCCGCGACTCGCTGGAGATGCTGGAGCAACTCGACGCGCTCGACTGGCCGCCCGAGGAAGGCGAGGGGAGCTGGTAG
- a CDS encoding substrate-binding domain-containing protein — protein sequence MDRRDYLRVLGVGGAASLSGYVADGEGDSGSPSLAAGRLTLATATTAHDSGLLGRLNSGFRDAFGVEVRTLVEGTGAALRTARDGDCDVVLVHARPLEDRFLRDGHGVNRRALMRNDFLLVGPPGDPADAAGRPVTAAFRAIAGAETPFLSRGDDSGTHVRERRVWDAAGVDPAGTWYRETGQGMGDTLTTADEVDAYTLTDRGTFLTLRPDVDLVAHVDRGIADPPPLLRNGYGLIPVNPARHNVAYPLAMAYVGYLTGPAQAIIRGFRRDGEPAFRPTALSPGPRFKQYVPTDWSGD from the coding sequence ATGGACCGGCGCGACTACCTCCGGGTGCTCGGCGTCGGCGGGGCGGCGTCGCTCTCGGGGTATGTCGCGGACGGTGAGGGGGATTCCGGGTCGCCGTCGCTCGCTGCCGGTCGGCTGACGCTCGCGACGGCGACGACGGCACATGACAGCGGCCTGCTGGGGCGGCTCAACTCGGGCTTTCGCGACGCGTTCGGGGTCGAGGTGCGGACGCTCGTCGAGGGGACCGGCGCGGCGCTGCGCACCGCCCGGGACGGGGACTGCGACGTGGTACTCGTCCACGCCCGCCCGCTCGAGGACCGGTTCCTCCGCGACGGTCACGGCGTCAACCGGCGGGCGCTCATGCGCAACGACTTCCTGCTCGTCGGTCCACCCGGTGACCCGGCCGATGCGGCCGGCCGCCCCGTCACAGCGGCGTTCCGCGCAATCGCCGGCGCCGAGACGCCGTTCCTCTCCCGCGGCGACGACTCCGGCACCCACGTCCGGGAGCGCCGTGTCTGGGACGCCGCCGGCGTCGACCCGGCCGGCACGTGGTACCGCGAGACCGGACAGGGCATGGGCGACACCCTGACGACGGCCGACGAGGTCGACGCCTACACCCTGACCGACCGCGGGACCTTCCTCACGCTCCGCCCGGACGTGGACCTCGTCGCCCACGTCGACCGCGGCATCGCGGACCCGCCGCCGCTCCTGCGCAACGGGTACGGACTCATCCCGGTCAACCCGGCTCGCCACAACGTGGCCTACCCGCTCGCGATGGCCTACGTCGGCTACCTGACTGGTCCGGCACAGGCGATCATTCGCGGGTTCCGGCGTGACGGCGAGCCGGCGTTCCGGCCGACGGCGCTCTCCCCCGGGCCACGGTTCAAGCAGTACGTGCCGACGGACTGGTCCGGGGACTGA
- a CDS encoding amino acid-binding protein, translated as MSESEPVRAYTVRLELQDEPGELLRALEPIADNGGNLLSIFHERGNITPRGHIPVEVDLEATPERFEEIVAALRENGVNVVRAGAEEYAEELVVLLVGHLVDTDLSDTLSRIEDCGGASIDDVALSAPDGTDELSSARIRMDTHAGAASAALATVREVAEEKGLDVVEPLAGGGDA; from the coding sequence GTGAGCGAGTCCGAGCCGGTCCGGGCCTACACCGTCCGCCTGGAGCTGCAGGACGAGCCCGGCGAGCTGCTGCGGGCGCTCGAACCCATCGCCGACAACGGCGGGAACCTGCTCTCCATCTTCCACGAGCGCGGGAACATCACCCCCCGGGGCCACATCCCCGTCGAGGTGGACCTGGAGGCGACGCCCGAGCGGTTCGAGGAGATCGTCGCCGCGCTCCGCGAGAACGGCGTCAACGTCGTCCGCGCGGGCGCCGAGGAGTACGCCGAGGAGCTCGTCGTGCTGCTCGTCGGGCATCTCGTCGACACGGACCTCTCGGATACCCTGTCGCGCATCGAGGACTGCGGCGGCGCGAGCATCGACGACGTGGCGCTGTCGGCGCCGGACGGCACGGACGAGCTCTCCTCCGCTCGCATCCGCATGGACACGCACGCGGGCGCCGCCAGCGCCGCGCTCGCGACCGTCCGCGAGGTGGCCGAGGAGAAGGGCCTCGATGTGGTGGAGCCGCTCGCCGGGGGTGGTGACGCGTGA
- a CDS encoding homoserine dehydrogenase — MKLAILGAGAVGRSVAELAGEYGHTVTALADSSGAAIDPDGLDVDAVLERKDETGTVGDDTVDAALDTSYDALVEATPTTLDDAQPGFSHVEAALERDRHVVLANKGPVAERYDEVRALEAESRGRVLFEATVAGAIPTLSTVRSLGPERVTAVRGVLNGTANFVLSRMAAEGLDYEHVLAEAQDLGVAEADPSFDVEGTDAALKCVILANVLYDGGYTLDDAEVAGIRDIPGSALELAAEDGRTVRLIAEVADGDVRVGPRLVPEHGTLAVGGTTNIVQLETEHAGRLNISGAGAGGPETASAVLADVGLLEPLE; from the coding sequence GTGAAGCTCGCAATCCTCGGCGCGGGCGCGGTCGGGCGCTCGGTCGCGGAGCTGGCGGGCGAGTACGGCCACACGGTGACGGCGCTCGCGGATTCGTCGGGTGCCGCCATCGACCCCGACGGGCTGGACGTGGACGCGGTGCTGGAGCGGAAGGACGAGACCGGCACGGTCGGTGACGACACCGTCGACGCCGCGCTCGACACCTCCTACGACGCGCTGGTCGAGGCGACGCCGACGACGCTGGACGACGCCCAGCCGGGCTTCAGCCACGTCGAGGCCGCCCTCGAACGCGACCGGCACGTCGTCCTCGCGAACAAGGGCCCGGTCGCCGAGCGGTACGACGAGGTCCGGGCGCTCGAAGCCGAGTCGCGCGGCCGCGTGCTGTTCGAGGCGACCGTCGCAGGCGCCATCCCCACGCTCTCGACGGTCCGCTCGCTCGGCCCCGAGCGTGTCACCGCGGTGCGCGGTGTCCTCAACGGGACCGCCAACTTCGTCCTCTCGCGGATGGCCGCCGAGGGGCTGGACTACGAGCACGTCCTCGCCGAAGCACAGGACCTCGGGGTGGCCGAGGCCGACCCCTCCTTCGACGTGGAGGGGACCGACGCGGCACTGAAATGTGTCATCCTCGCGAACGTGCTGTACGACGGCGGCTACACGCTCGACGACGCCGAGGTGGCCGGCATCCGTGATATCCCGGGGAGTGCGCTCGAACTCGCCGCCGAGGACGGCCGTACCGTCCGGCTCATCGCCGAGGTGGCCGACGGTGACGTGCGGGTCGGGCCGCGGCTCGTCCCCGAGCACGGGACGCTGGCGGTGGGCGGCACGACGAACATCGTCCAGCTGGAGACCGAGCACGCGGGGCGGCTCAACATCTCCGGCGCGGGCGCGGGTGGTCCGGAGACCGCGAGCGCGGTGCTGGCGGACGTGGGGCTGCTGGAGCCGCTGGAGTAG
- the tuf gene encoding translation elongation factor EF-1 subunit alpha, which produces MSDKPHQNLAVIGHVDHGKSTMVGRLLFETGSVPEHVIEQYREEAEEKGKGGFEFAYVMDNLAEERERGVTIDIAHQEFDTDTYYFTIVDCPGHRDFVKNMITGASQADNAVLVVAADDGVQPQTQEHVFLAKTLGIDELIIAVNKMDLVDYQESRYDETVEEVKKLLKQVRFDTDDASFIPTSAFEGDNVSEESENTPWYDGETLLEALNNLPEPQPPTDAPLRLPIQDVYTISGIGTVPVGRIETGVMSPGDNVSFQPSDVGGEVKTVEMHHEEVDQAGPGDNVGFNVRGVGKDDIRRGDVCGPADDPPSVAETFQAQIVVMQHPSVITAGYTPVFHAHTAQVACTIESIDKKLDPSSGEVAEENPDFIQSGDAAVVTVRPQKPLSIEPSSEIPELGSFAIRDMGQTIAAGKVLSVNER; this is translated from the coding sequence ATGAGCGACAAACCGCACCAGAACCTGGCCGTCATCGGCCACGTCGACCACGGGAAGAGTACGATGGTCGGGCGGCTCCTGTTCGAAACAGGGAGCGTCCCCGAGCACGTCATCGAGCAGTATCGAGAGGAGGCCGAAGAGAAGGGCAAGGGCGGCTTCGAGTTCGCCTACGTGATGGACAACCTCGCAGAGGAGCGCGAGCGTGGTGTCACCATCGACATCGCCCACCAGGAGTTCGACACGGACACCTACTACTTCACGATCGTCGACTGTCCGGGTCACCGCGACTTCGTGAAGAACATGATCACGGGCGCGAGCCAGGCCGACAACGCCGTGCTCGTGGTCGCCGCCGACGACGGCGTCCAGCCCCAGACCCAGGAGCACGTCTTCCTCGCGAAGACCCTGGGCATCGACGAGCTCATCATCGCGGTCAACAAGATGGACCTCGTCGATTACCAGGAGAGCCGCTACGACGAGACCGTCGAGGAGGTCAAGAAGCTCCTCAAGCAGGTCCGCTTCGACACGGACGACGCGAGCTTCATCCCGACCTCGGCCTTCGAGGGCGACAACGTCTCCGAGGAGTCGGAGAACACGCCCTGGTACGACGGTGAGACCCTGCTGGAGGCGCTGAACAACCTGCCGGAGCCCCAGCCGCCGACGGACGCGCCGCTGCGGCTGCCCATCCAGGACGTCTACACCATCTCCGGCATCGGTACCGTGCCGGTCGGCCGCATCGAGACCGGTGTCATGAGTCCGGGCGACAACGTCAGCTTCCAGCCCAGCGACGTCGGCGGTGAGGTCAAGACCGTCGAGATGCACCACGAGGAGGTCGACCAGGCTGGCCCCGGTGACAACGTCGGGTTCAACGTCCGCGGCGTCGGGAAGGACGACATCCGCCGTGGCGACGTCTGTGGCCCCGCCGACGACCCGCCGAGCGTCGCCGAGACGTTCCAGGCCCAGATCGTCGTGATGCAGCACCCGTCGGTCATCACCGCGGGCTACACGCCGGTCTTCCACGCCCACACGGCGCAGGTCGCGTGTACCATCGAGTCCATCGACAAGAAGCTCGACCCCTCGTCGGGCGAGGTCGCCGAGGAGAACCCGGACTTCATCCAGTCCGGCGACGCGGCGGTCGTCACCGTCCGCCCGCAGAAGCCTCTCAGCATCGAGCCGTCCTCCGAGATCCCGGAGCTCGGCTCCTTCGCCATCCGCGACATGGGCCAGACCATCGCCGCCGGGAAGGTCCTGAGCGTCAACGAGCGATAG
- the rpsJ gene encoding 30S ribosomal protein S10 — MQQARVRLAGTSPEDLDDICDDVREIADNTGVQLSGPVPLPTKNLEIPSRKSPDGEGTATWEHWEMRVHKRLIDIDADERALRQLMRIQVPNDVSIEIVLED, encoded by the coding sequence ATGCAGCAGGCACGCGTCCGTCTGGCGGGGACCAGCCCCGAGGACCTCGACGACATCTGCGACGACGTCCGTGAGATCGCCGACAACACGGGCGTCCAGCTGAGCGGCCCGGTGCCGCTCCCGACGAAGAACCTGGAGATTCCCTCGCGGAAGTCCCCGGACGGCGAGGGGACCGCCACGTGGGAGCACTGGGAGATGCGCGTCCACAAGCGGCTGATCGACATCGACGCCGACGAACGCGCGCTCCGGCAGCTCATGCGCATCCAGGTTCCGAACGACGTCTCCATCGAGATCGTCCTCGAGGACTGA